Part of the Vibrio penaeicida genome is shown below.
ACGAATTGGGATCTTTTGCTCTTCTTTAAACCCATGTTTCTTTTTGTATTGGCTGATGAGGTTCTGCAGTTCTTTCTTGCTTCTCATCGGGCGGTTTATACCTTCTATTTTATCTAGCGCCTCTTTCATTCCAAAGAGTTGTTCTGCTACGGATACGTAAGTGCTCACTCCCTCACCGTTCATGGAGAGAGAAACCAGCGACTCTTGATCAATAATTTCATTGATCACCTCGCGAATTTCTCTTTCGCGGAATATAGGGTGCCCATTGAAGAGGTTAAATCTCGAAATATAGGTGTTGGTAGATTGGAGACGGCTCAATTTAGAATATGGTGCGAAAATGGTTTCTACCTCATCTGAAAACAAGACGGGAGTGATGTCGATTTCACCTTCAGATTGCAGTGTTTTTTGTTTCGCTTCTTCCTGAGACATGCCCATAAAGAGCGTAATTTTTTCCACTTTAGGTGAGTTTTCATCCCAATAATGTGGGTTAGCGACTAGTGTTGCGGTATCGGTTCTTCTGTCACCTTCGATATACCCTTCCTTCAAAATATAAGGACCTAAACCATAAGGTCCTGCTTCCGCCAAATTGGGACAAAAAGGCTTACCGTTCCAACCAAATTTCTTAAGATATGGCTCGGTATAAAAATGAAGCCATATGGCGTCGTACATTAGCAGACCGTAATCCTCGCTTAGATGGAAACGAATTTTATGTTGAGAAACCTTTTCAACTTTTTCCAATATTTTATGGAGTTTGGTGAATGTATAGGGCTTCTTCATAAAATAGTCGATATTCATCAGCACAGAATCGGCATCAAAAGGCGTCCCATCCTGAAACTTAACCCCTTTTCTTAGTTCGAACTCATAAAGACGTGGCGACAAAATGTTATGGCTAACGGCCATGTCATATTCCCAGCCTTGCTGGTTATTGGCAGGCCTTACCAAACCAGCGTTAATCGAGTGAGAGCTTGCTATATAGGGAAGGTTGGGTAAATAAACTTTGGCGTGCGAGCCTGCTCGGAAACTGTTTGTAATAGAGTCTACACTGGTGTCTTTTCTAAACTGCTGTTTTGCCTCGCTTGTGGGTGAGGTAATGGAAATCACAACACATAATGTAACTGTCGATAACTTGGTTAAGCATCTAATAAAATTCATATAACAGCCTTTGATCTCGGATATTTGTTCATTAGCGAAACGCATTCATCATAAATTCCAATAAAAACGTCACATAACGTTGGA
Proteins encoded:
- a CDS encoding ABC transporter substrate-binding protein, with protein sequence MNFIRCLTKLSTVTLCVVISITSPTSEAKQQFRKDTSVDSITNSFRAGSHAKVYLPNLPYIASSHSINAGLVRPANNQQGWEYDMAVSHNILSPRLYEFELRKGVKFQDGTPFDADSVLMNIDYFMKKPYTFTKLHKILEKVEKVSQHKIRFHLSEDYGLLMYDAIWLHFYTEPYLKKFGWNGKPFCPNLAEAGPYGLGPYILKEGYIEGDRRTDTATLVANPHYWDENSPKVEKITLFMGMSQEEAKQKTLQSEGEIDITPVLFSDEVETIFAPYSKLSRLQSTNTYISRFNLFNGHPIFREREIREVINEIIDQESLVSLSMNGEGVSTYVSVAEQLFGMKEALDKIEGINRPMRSKKELQNLISQYKKKHGFKEEQKIPIRLLAQQSMQYILKDIKFFIEKYDFEVTFIIAKSESEMFGNAIGAHNNTNSIQFDIVLWPNFDWFRSPWVSFFIFDTASSWSTTPPEKDLEAHVSKFISTPYSSTEYTTVLSNLLQYIRHMNYQLSLPSPYNTIAINKEVVFKPRTSAIFPLWEIQVSDFHWSVRGDTPYPEVLKTPIEITATEGK